CGCAGTTTCGCCGAGCCCCTCCTCACGCAGAACCGCACGGGCAGCATCGCCAACATGTTCGTGGCGCCCGCGCTGTCCAGCGACGGCAAGTACATCACGTACATCGGCTACGGCAGTCTGTTGCGCGGCGAAGTCTTCCCCGAGATGTATCTCGCCGACGCCACGACCGGCAAGCGCATCACGCGCCTCGTGAAGACCACCACCAACCCCGACTTCGAACAGCTGCGGTTCATCTATTCGCAGCCGTCGTTCTCGCCGGATGGACAGATGCTGGCCTTCACCGGTCAGCGCGGCGGCCGCGATGTGCTCTATCTCATGGACATGCGCTCCCGGAAGGTGGTGAAGCGCATCGATCTCGAACTCGATCAGGTGTTGAGTCCGAGCTTCTCGCCCGATGGCCGCAAGGTGGTGTTCAGCGGCATGCGGCACGGCAGCAGCGATCTCTACGTGGTGTCGCTGGACGCCCCGGGGTACACCCAGCTCATGAAGGACCAGTACGGCGATCTGATGCCGCAGTGGTCGCCCGACGGTAAGACGATCGCCTTCATCAGCGATCGGGGGCCGGACACCGATCTGGAGATTCTCAAGATCGGCGCCTGGAAGGTCGTGCTGTACGATGTCGAGACCCAGCAGATGACCATCCTGCCGAACCAGGGTGGTCGCGCGACCAATCCGCAGTGGGCGCCCGACGGCAAGTCCATCGCGTACGTGACCGACCGCACCGGCATCGCCAACATCTTCCTGTACGATCTCGAGGCCAAGGAGCACTACCAGCTCACGAATGTGGTGGGCGCGGTCACCGCGGTGGCGGAGCAATCGCCGTCCATTACCTGGGCGCGCAACGCGGACATGCTGGCCTTCGTGTATTACGAAAAGACCGATCACGCGATCTGGAAAATCCAGAACCCTCGCGCGCTCAAGAAGGCGCCGTACCGTGATCCGGTGGTGGTGGCCCAGAATGTCCCTGGTGCAGCCGCGCCGGGTGGTGCGGCACAACCCACGGCCACGCCCACACCCACGCGGCCGGTCGATCCCACGGCACACCTGCAGCGTGCCACCGTGCGGGACACGGCGGCGTCTCGGCAATCGTACTATCGCCCGAGCACGGGCAATGTGGCGCGGGTGTCGAGCGAGCTGCCCGCCTCCACGCTGTCACGACTCACCGATCAGGTGAGTGTCGAAGCGTTGATGGACAGCTTCGACTTCTATCTGCCAGACACGACCCGCTTCCGCGACACGCGGTACAAGGCGCGCCTCACACCGGAGTACATCGCGCAACCCAGTATCGGCTATCAGCAGAACGGCTGGGGCCAGGGTACGTACGGTGGCACCACGATCGTGTTGAGCGATCTGCTGGGCAACCGTCGTCTCGCACTGTCCGGTGCCATCAATGGCACGCTGGCCGATGCGCAGGCCTTCGTGGGCTACACCAGCCTCGGCCGCCGTCTGCAGTACACCACGGGTGTAATGCAGCAACCGATGTATCTGATCTCCAACTACTACCAGACGCCGGCGGAAGAAGAGGGGCAGTTCTATCAGACGCAGGAGATGTCCCGTCTGGTGTTCCGACAGGTATTCGCGGCCGGTCTCTATCCGCTGAACCGCTTCACGCGTTTCGAATTGGGCGCGCGTTTCCAGAACATCGATCAGCAGGCAGTGCCCTACACGCGTCTGGTCGACTACAACTACATGCAGGCGACGTACTGGGAGCGTGGGGACACCCGCAATGTGGCGTCGGCCAATACGGTGTCACCGTACGTGGCGTGGGTGACCGACAATTCGATGTTCGGGTACACGGGCCCCATCTCCGGGAAGCGCATCCGCGTGGAGTTCGAGCCCACCGTCGGTTCGTGGCAGTACAACGAGTTCCTCGCCGATGCCCGGTCGTACATTCCGATTCTCTTCAACTACATCACCTTCGCCACGCGGTTCACCACGAGCATGGCGATGGGGCGTGATGAACTCCGTTTCCCGAAGTGGATCGGCCGGCCGGATTTTGTGCGCGGATACAACCGCGAGGATATCGGGTACGTCAGTTGCTCCGGCCTGCCCTCGGACGATGGATCGAGTTGCAACGCCGAGGAGCTGATCGGCAGTCGTGTGGCCTTCGCCAACGCCGAACTGCGGTTCCCCATCATCCGGCGCTACGGCAACCGCACGGCGCTGCTGGGTGGATTCCCTCCCATCGACGGGTTGTTCTTCTACGATGCCGGCGTGGCCTGGTCGAAGGGGCAGAGCCTGGTGTTCTCGGCGCCGGACGACTACGACTTCACGAAGCAGCGCGCGCTGCTCAAGAGCTACGGGTTCGGCCTGCGCATGAACCTGTTCAACATCGCCATCATCCGCTGGGATTGGGCAAAGCCGGCCAGCCGACCGGGCGCCAAGGGGTTCGGCACGTGGTTCTTCGGAGCCAGCTACTGACGGACGTGTCCTGACCGTGATGACCGGGACGGCCTGCGATCCGTCACCGGTTCCTCAACGGTCGGGACAGCCGCGCCACTCTCCTCCGGGTGTGCACGGCGGCACATTGGCGCGGGGAGGATCGAGGCGCCGCACACTGTCCGCCAGCGCGATATTGCCCGCCCGCTCGTAGGCTTGTGCGAGCACGCGCCGGAGGCGCGGTCGCATGCTGCCAAGCTCCGGCGCCTGGTTCACTTCGTCGAGTCCATGATGCAGCGCGCTGATCGCGCCCGGCGCGTCACCCGACGCCAGGGCTGCCTGCCCTTCGAACAACCAGGCGTACGACATCACCATCGGTGACCGACTGGCGGCGAGTTCCGTGACCGTACGCCGTGATACCCGATGCGCGGCTGCCGTATCGCCACGGAGCAGCGCATCCTCGACGAACGTATTGCTGACGAGCAATCGCTCGGAGATGCGCAGAGGCGTCGCGGGCTCCATCAACTCGATGGCCCGTGCCGATTGAATACGTCGCTGTGCGGTGTCACCCGCCATCGCCGCCCAGTAGGCGTTGTTCCTCGCGATCACCGCCTCCAATCCGGGTGAGTCCTTGGGAAAATGACCGGCGTCGGCGGCAAATCGCTCCTGAAGGGGCCGTGCCTCATCGGTGCGGCCGAGCACCAGCAACGCTTCGAACTCCGCCGCGCGGGCGCTCATCTGCTCGTTGGTGTTGGTGAGTCCCAGCGAATCGGCCAACGCCAGCACGGCCCGCGCGCGCGTCAGGTAGTCGCGCGGATCCCGCGTGATCCAGCTCACGGCCAGCATGCGGATGGATTCGGCGCGCAGGGAAAGGATGCTGCGCCCTCCGCGCGCGCCGCTCCTCGAGGCGCGCAGGTGCTCCTCCCGCTTCGCCACGGCGGCCGCCAGCGAATCCGCGCGCCGGACCTGTCCCAGCGACATCGCCCGTGCCGCTTCGACCAGAGCGATGCGGGCATGCAGTTCGTGATTGGCCGGCAGATGCGTCACCGCTTCGCGTGCGTCCGCCAGGTGTTCATCGGCCGCATACGGACCATCGAGTTCGAGCCGCAGCGTCGCGCCCTCCAGACAGGCTCTCGCGTATTCCGCGCTGTGCCGGCCAAAACTTTCCGCCGCAAGCACGCGCGCCGAATCGAGCACCTGGCGCGCCAACACAAAACGCGACTGCGTCACGACGTTGGCCCCGATGGCCGTGTACAGCCGCGCGCGGATGCGGGCGTCGTCGGCGAGTTCGCGCGGCATCCGGACGAGAGCGCTGTCGAGCAGTTCGGCCAATGTGCCCGTGGTGGAGAGCCGCACGATGGGATCGTACGACGTGGCGTTCGTACCGGTAACGATTCCAGAGAGAAATGCCGAGGCCCGCTCGGCACGCGCCGCTTCCGCACGGGCCAGCAGCGCCTGTCGCCAGGCCACGATGCCGGTGCCGGTGATGATCGACAACACGATGAGTGCCGCGGCCGTGAATGCCCGCCGTCGCCGGACGAACGTGCGGATGCGATACGCCGTGCTGTCGGGCCGCGCCAGCACCCGATCCCGACGCAGGTAGCGCAGCACATCGTCGCTGAGCGCTGCGGCCCCGGGATAGCGCCGAGCAGGATCCCGTCGCAGCGCCATCAGGGCGATGGCATCGAGTTCACCACGCAACGCCGAAGCCAGGCGCGCACACGACACGTAGCCGCGGGCGGTGGCGGTTTCGGACGTGCCGGCCGCGGCAATCACGCTGGGCGCGCGTGGTTCGCGCTCCCGTACGGCGATCAGCTGCTCCGCCGGGGGCAATCCCTGCAAGGAGAGTGGTGGCGCACCACTCATCAGGGTGGTGAGCACGGCGCCGAGTGCGCAGACATCGGTCGCCGTGGACACGGCGTCACCGGTGACCTGCTCCGGCGCGGCATACGAGGCCGTGAACGGGGAGAGACCGGCACCGGTGAGTGTGCCCTCGACATCGTCGGCTTCGATCAGCTTCGCGACGCCGAAGTCGAGCAGCTTCACCACGCCATCGCGGGTGACGAGGATGTTCGTCGG
The nucleotide sequence above comes from Gemmatimonas aurantiaca. Encoded proteins:
- a CDS encoding DPP IV N-terminal domain-containing protein; translation: MALAQRWTRLKARLSMVATRVGLSAIVATVAATSLAAPAAAQGYFGQNQVQYDRLRWRVIETEHFLVHYYPEIADVAPDAARMAERSYARLSRLMSHQFREKKPILIFGSSGDFAQSNVFGDLGEGTGGVTDPLRQRMAQFFSGDWGSFEHVLTHEMVHVFQFDIFSRGRAGAGLQNLAMVNPPLWFMEGLAEYLSIGPKHPWTDAWVRDAVINNALPSISQMTERPDKYFPYRYGLGLWQYVGSRWGDEAIGEIMNAVPSLGIDRAFRRELGVSLEELSNEWKQAMQAKYLPTVATLDRPRSFAEPLLTQNRTGSIANMFVAPALSSDGKYITYIGYGSLLRGEVFPEMYLADATTGKRITRLVKTTTNPDFEQLRFIYSQPSFSPDGQMLAFTGQRGGRDVLYLMDMRSRKVVKRIDLELDQVLSPSFSPDGRKVVFSGMRHGSSDLYVVSLDAPGYTQLMKDQYGDLMPQWSPDGKTIAFISDRGPDTDLEILKIGAWKVVLYDVETQQMTILPNQGGRATNPQWAPDGKSIAYVTDRTGIANIFLYDLEAKEHYQLTNVVGAVTAVAEQSPSITWARNADMLAFVYYEKTDHAIWKIQNPRALKKAPYRDPVVVAQNVPGAAAPGGAAQPTATPTPTRPVDPTAHLQRATVRDTAASRQSYYRPSTGNVARVSSELPASTLSRLTDQVSVEALMDSFDFYLPDTTRFRDTRYKARLTPEYIAQPSIGYQQNGWGQGTYGGTTIVLSDLLGNRRLALSGAINGTLADAQAFVGYTSLGRRLQYTTGVMQQPMYLISNYYQTPAEEEGQFYQTQEMSRLVFRQVFAAGLYPLNRFTRFELGARFQNIDQQAVPYTRLVDYNYMQATYWERGDTRNVASANTVSPYVAWVTDNSMFGYTGPISGKRIRVEFEPTVGSWQYNEFLADARSYIPILFNYITFATRFTTSMAMGRDELRFPKWIGRPDFVRGYNREDIGYVSCSGLPSDDGSSCNAEELIGSRVAFANAELRFPIIRRYGNRTALLGGFPPIDGLFFYDAGVAWSKGQSLVFSAPDDYDFTKQRALLKSYGFGLRMNLFNIAIIRWDWAKPASRPGAKGFGTWFFGASY
- a CDS encoding serine/threonine-protein kinase encodes the protein MTDDRVTPAEWAELKALWAQCETTDEEGRRRLLATASSERVRRELATMLAAMVPDGGRRDRCLDHSAHELLGFTMPDASWSDGADAAEMTSAPSLVGRRVGAYRVLQLIGRGGMGAVYLAERADDAFRQRVAIKTLWRGADSEVLLQRFRSERQILAQLQHPNIAQLIDGGATDDGMPWLAMEYVDGTPIDAWCDRQMLSINARLDLFRQVCAAVHHAHQRLVIHRDLKPTNILVTRDGVVKLLDFGVAKLIEADDVEGTLTGAGLSPFTASYAAPEQVTGDAVSTATDVCALGAVLTTLMSGAPPLSLQGLPPAEQLIAVREREPRAPSVIAAAGTSETATARGYVSCARLASALRGELDAIALMALRRDPARRYPGAAALSDDVLRYLRRDRVLARPDSTAYRIRTFVRRRRAFTAAALIVLSIITGTGIVAWRQALLARAEAARAERASAFLSGIVTGTNATSYDPIVRLSTTGTLAELLDSALVRMPRELADDARIRARLYTAIGANVVTQSRFVLARQVLDSARVLAAESFGRHSAEYARACLEGATLRLELDGPYAADEHLADAREAVTHLPANHELHARIALVEAARAMSLGQVRRADSLAAAVAKREEHLRASRSGARGGRSILSLRAESIRMLAVSWITRDPRDYLTRARAVLALADSLGLTNTNEQMSARAAEFEALLVLGRTDEARPLQERFAADAGHFPKDSPGLEAVIARNNAYWAAMAGDTAQRRIQSARAIELMEPATPLRISERLLVSNTFVEDALLRGDTAAAHRVSRRTVTELAASRSPMVMSYAWLFEGQAALASGDAPGAISALHHGLDEVNQAPELGSMRPRLRRVLAQAYERAGNIALADSVRRLDPPRANVPPCTPGGEWRGCPDR